The proteins below come from a single Zea mays cultivar B73 chromosome 8, Zm-B73-REFERENCE-NAM-5.0, whole genome shotgun sequence genomic window:
- the LOC100381733 gene encoding Protein NRT1/ PTR FAMILY 5.10-like produces the protein MPSGDDSDPLLAPADGIRFAALDYRDHPADRGATGGWRSALFIIAVEISERFTFYGVSSNLINYLTGPLGEGTAAAAAAINTWNGVAQLLPLLGGALADKWLGRYRTIVVASLLYVIGAGMLAFSTLLSSGSGHQCTTAGGQTCAPSTIKVTFFYVSLYIVAVAQGGHKPCVQAFGADQFDQSDPKETVSRSSFFNWWYFGMCAGTAVTLLFLNYVQDNIGWGLGFGIPCAVMAAALAVFLLGTRRYRYYVTAGERGLFARAGEAFVEWRSRRKALQHGDRPVAEGAPGFSAGVDEEEQAAVSHDAGLVKETKDILRLFPIWATCLLYAVAFSQSSTFFTKQAATLDRRVGRHLQVPPAALQSFISITIVVFIPLYDRVLVPVARRYSGNPSGITMLQRIGTGMFLSLLSMVIAALVEKHRLRVAVDAGLVDKPMVPLPMSLWWMVPQYVLFGAADVYTMVGLQEFFYDQVPDKLRSLGLALYLSIFGVGSFISSTLVSIIDSVTTARGGSWFSNNLNRGHVDYFYWLLAALSALELLAYVFFAVTYKYKNKATVHATVVGQSL, from the exons ATGCCTTCCGGCGACGATTCCGACCCCCTGCTGGCGCCCGCCGACGGCATACGCTTCGCGGCGCTGGACTACCGCGACCACCCCGCCGACCGCGGCGCCACCGGCGGCTGGCGGTCGGCGCTCTTCATCATAG CGGTGGAGATCTCGGAGCGGTTCACGTTCTATGGCGTGTCGTCGAACCTGATCAACTACCTCACGGGCCCGCTCGGAGAGGgcaccgcggcggcggcggcggccatcaACACGTGGAACGGGGTGGcgcagctgctgccgctgctggGCGGGGCCCTCGCGGACAAGTGGCTCGGCCGCTACCGCACCATCGTCGTCGCATCGCTTCTCTATGTCATC GGTGCAGGCATGCTGGCCTTCTCGACCTTGCTCTCCTCCGGCAGCGGCCACCAATGCACCACCGCCGGGGGCCAGACCTGTGCGCCGTCCACCATTAAGGTGACCTTCTTCTACGTCTCCCTCTACATCGTGGCCGTGGCGCAGGGCGGCCACAAGCCGTGCGTCCAGGCGTTCGGCGCCGACCAGTTCGATCAGAGCGACCCCAAGGAGACCGTCTCCAGGAGCTCCTTCTTCAACTGGTGGTACTTCGGCATGTGCGCCGGCACCGCCGTCACGCTCCTGTTCCTCAACTACGTGCAGGACAACATCGGATGGGGCCTCGGTTTCGGCATTCCGTGCGCCGTCATGGCAGCTGCGCTCGCCGTATTCCTTCTCGGTACAAGGAGGTACCGGTACTACGTCACTGCCGGGGAGCGGGGCCTGTTCGCTCGTGCCGGCGAGGCTTTTGTTGAGTGGCGGAGCAGGCGAAAGGCTCTTCAGCATGGTGATCGACCTGTAGCAGAGGGGGCGCCGGGATTCAG CGCTGGTGTCGACGAGGAGGAGCAGGCTGCAGTCAGCCATGACGCAGGCCTCGTCAAGGAGACCAAGGACATCCTCCGTCTATTCCCGATATGGGCGACGTGCCTGCTCTACGCGGTGGCGTTCTCGCAGTCGTCGACGTTCTTCACGAAACAGGCGGCGACCCTGGACCGGCGCGTCGGGCGGCACTTGCAGGTACCACCGGCCGCGCTGCAGAGCTTCATCAGCATCACCATCGTGGTCTTCATCCCCCTCTACGACCGCGTCCTCGTGCCGGTGGCGCGCCGGTACTCCGGCAACCCATCCGGCATCACCATGCTGCAGCGCATCGGGACGGGGATGTTCCTCTCGCTCTTGTCCATGGTGATCGCGGCGCTCGTCGAGAAGCACCGGCTCCGCGTGGCAGTGGACGCTGGCCTCGTGGACAAGCCAATGGTCCCCCTGCCGATGAGCCTATGGTGGATGGTGCCGCAGTACGTGCTGTTCGGGGCCGCCGACGTGTACACCATGGTCGGGCTGCAGGAGTTCTTCTACGATCAGGTGCCCGACAAGCTGCGCAGCCTCGGGCTGGCACTCTACCTTAGCATCTTCGGCGTCGGCAGCTTCATCAGCAGCACGCTCGTGTCGATCATCGACAGTGTGACGACGGCCAGGGgcgggagctggttctccaacaaCCTGAACCGTGGCCACGTGGACTACTTCTACTGGCTACTCGCCGCGCTCAGCGCCCTCGAGCTCCTCGCCTATGTCTTCTTCGCGGTGACATACAAgtacaagaacaaagcaaccgtGCATGCAACTGTTGTTGGTCAGTcgctttag
- the LOC100381733 gene encoding protein NRT1/ PTR FAMILY 5.10-like isoform X1, with product MPSGDDSDPLLAPADGIRFAALDYRDHPADRGATGGWRSALFIIAVEISERFTFYGVSSNLINYLTGPLGEGTAAAAAAINTWNGVAQLLPLLGGALADKWLGRYRTIVVASLLYVIGAGMLAFSTLLSSGSGHQCTTAGGQTCAPSTIKDNIGWGLGFGIPCAVMAAALAVFLLGTRRYRYYVTAGERGLFARAGEAFVEWRSRRKALQHGDRPVAEGAPGFSAGVDEEEQAAVSHDAGLVKETKDILRLFPIWATCLLYAVAFSQSSTFFTKQAATLDRRVGRHLQVPPAALQSFISITIVVFIPLYDRVLVPVARRYSGNPSGITMLQRIGTGMFLSLLSMVIAALVEKHRLRVAVDAGLVDKPMVPLPMSLWWMVPQYVLFGAADVYTMVGLQEFFYDQVPDKLRSLGLALYLSIFGVGSFISSTLVSIIDSVTTARGGSWFSNNLNRGHVDYFYWLLAALSALELLAYVFFAVTYKYKNKATVHATVVGQSL from the exons ATGCCTTCCGGCGACGATTCCGACCCCCTGCTGGCGCCCGCCGACGGCATACGCTTCGCGGCGCTGGACTACCGCGACCACCCCGCCGACCGCGGCGCCACCGGCGGCTGGCGGTCGGCGCTCTTCATCATAG CGGTGGAGATCTCGGAGCGGTTCACGTTCTATGGCGTGTCGTCGAACCTGATCAACTACCTCACGGGCCCGCTCGGAGAGGgcaccgcggcggcggcggcggccatcaACACGTGGAACGGGGTGGcgcagctgctgccgctgctggGCGGGGCCCTCGCGGACAAGTGGCTCGGCCGCTACCGCACCATCGTCGTCGCATCGCTTCTCTATGTCATC GGTGCAGGCATGCTGGCCTTCTCGACCTTGCTCTCCTCCGGCAGCGGCCACCAATGCACCACCGCCGGGGGCCAGACCTGTGCGCCGTCCACCATTAAG GACAACATCGGATGGGGCCTCGGTTTCGGCATTCCGTGCGCCGTCATGGCAGCTGCGCTCGCCGTATTCCTTCTCGGTACAAGGAGGTACCGGTACTACGTCACTGCCGGGGAGCGGGGCCTGTTCGCTCGTGCCGGCGAGGCTTTTGTTGAGTGGCGGAGCAGGCGAAAGGCTCTTCAGCATGGTGATCGACCTGTAGCAGAGGGGGCGCCGGGATTCAG CGCTGGTGTCGACGAGGAGGAGCAGGCTGCAGTCAGCCATGACGCAGGCCTCGTCAAGGAGACCAAGGACATCCTCCGTCTATTCCCGATATGGGCGACGTGCCTGCTCTACGCGGTGGCGTTCTCGCAGTCGTCGACGTTCTTCACGAAACAGGCGGCGACCCTGGACCGGCGCGTCGGGCGGCACTTGCAGGTACCACCGGCCGCGCTGCAGAGCTTCATCAGCATCACCATCGTGGTCTTCATCCCCCTCTACGACCGCGTCCTCGTGCCGGTGGCGCGCCGGTACTCCGGCAACCCATCCGGCATCACCATGCTGCAGCGCATCGGGACGGGGATGTTCCTCTCGCTCTTGTCCATGGTGATCGCGGCGCTCGTCGAGAAGCACCGGCTCCGCGTGGCAGTGGACGCTGGCCTCGTGGACAAGCCAATGGTCCCCCTGCCGATGAGCCTATGGTGGATGGTGCCGCAGTACGTGCTGTTCGGGGCCGCCGACGTGTACACCATGGTCGGGCTGCAGGAGTTCTTCTACGATCAGGTGCCCGACAAGCTGCGCAGCCTCGGGCTGGCACTCTACCTTAGCATCTTCGGCGTCGGCAGCTTCATCAGCAGCACGCTCGTGTCGATCATCGACAGTGTGACGACGGCCAGGGgcgggagctggttctccaacaaCCTGAACCGTGGCCACGTGGACTACTTCTACTGGCTACTCGCCGCGCTCAGCGCCCTCGAGCTCCTCGCCTATGTCTTCTTCGCGGTGACATACAAgtacaagaacaaagcaaccgtGCATGCAACTGTTGTTGGTCAGTcgctttag
- the LOC103635621 gene encoding amidophosphoribosyltransferase, chloroplastic-like, whose amino-acid sequence MGIVAAATTAAATCTSRLLHHHATYHRHQLRYSASPFPLSLHCGSGRREAAARALLPDRVTPFSYGVDEDADDHPREECGLVGVVGDPDASSLCYLGLQKLQHRGEEGAGIVAVGGDGKLKSVTGLGLVADVFGDPSRLASLPGPAAIGHVRYSTAGAAASLRNVQPFLAGYRFGQVAVAHNGNLVNYQALRNKLEARGSIFNTSSDTEVILHLIATSLSRPLLARVCDACERLAGSYSLLFLTADKLFAVRDPHGFRPLVMGRRRNGAVVFASETCALDLIDATYEREVEPGEVVMVDRRDMSVASACLLPHRPRRACVFEHIYFSLPNSVVFSHAVHERRTAFGQALAEESPAPGADVVIPVPDSGFYAALGFARASGLEFQQGLIRWHYSGRSFIQPTQAIRDLAVKLKLAPVRGVITGKSVVVVDDSLVRGTTSSKIVRLLRDAGAREVHMRIASPPVVGSCLYGIDTPSEGELISNRMDMDGVRREIGSDSLAFLSLGKLHSIYGEESRDYCDACFSRKYPVLPTLADPAAEPEE is encoded by the coding sequence ATGGGAATtgtcgccgccgccaccaccgccgccgccacGTGCACGTCCCGACTCCTCCACCACCACGCAACCTATCACCGGCACCAGCTCAGGTACTCTGCGAGTCCGTTTCCTCTCTCGCTGCACTGTGGCTCCGGCCGGCGTGAGGCGGCGGCCCGGGCGCTCCTGCCCGACCGCGTCACCCCGTTCTCTTACGGCGTGGATGAGGACGCGGATGACCACCCGCGCGAGGAGTGCGGTTTAGTCGGGGTCGTGGGCGACCCGGACGCGTCGTCGCTGTGCTATCTGGGgctgcagaagctgcagcaccgcGGGGAGGAGGGGGCCGGGATCGTCGCCGTGGGCGGGGACGGCAAGCTCAAGTCCGTTACCGGGCTGGGTCTCGTGGCCGACGTGTTCGGGGACCcgtcccggctcgcctcgctcccgggTCCCGCCGCCATCGGACACGTGCGCTACTCCACGGCCGGCGCCGCCGCTTCGCTGCGCAACGTGCAGCCGTTCCTGGCCGGGTACCGGTTCGGGCAGGTCGCCGTGGCGCATAACGGCAACCTCGTCAACTACCAGGCGCTACGGAACAAGCTCGAGGCCAGGGGGTCCATCTTCAACACGTCCTCGGACACGGAGGTCATCCTCCACCTCATCGCGACGTCGCTGTCGCGGCCCCTGCTCGCCCGGGTCTGCGACGCCTGCGAGCGCCTCGCGGGGTCCTACTCGCTCCTGTTCCTCACGGCCGACAAGCTCTTCGCCGTGCGCGACCCACATGGGTTCCGCCCGCTGGTGATGGGCCGCCGCCGGAACGGCGCTGTCGTCTTCGCGTCGGAGACCTGCGCGCTGGACCTCATCGACGCCACCTACGAGCGCGAGGTGGAGCCCGGGGAGGTGGTCATGGTCGACCGCCGCGACATGTCGGTCGCCTCGGCCTGCCTCCTCCCGCACCGCCCCCGGCGCGCCTGCGTGTTCGAGCACATCTACTTCTCGCTGCCCAACTCGGTGGTGTTCTCGCACGCCGTTCACGAGCGCCGTACCGCCTTCGGACAGGCGCTGGCCGAGGAGTCCCCTGCCCCGGGCGCCGACGTCGTCATCCCGGTGCCTGACTCGGGCTTCTACGCCGCGCTCGGGTTCGCACGCGCGTCGGGGCTCGAGTTCCAGCAGGGTCTCATCCGTTGGCATTACAGCGGCCGCAGCTTCATCCAGCCGACGCAAGCGATCCGGGACCTCGCCGTGAAGCTGAAGCTCGCCCCCGTGCGCGGCGTCATCACCGGCAAGAGCGTCGTTGTCGTGGACGACTCCCTGGTGCGCGGCACCACCTCGAGCAAGATCGTGCGGCTGCTCCGAGACGCCGGCGCGCGGGAGGTGCATATGCGGATCGCGAGCCCACCAGTTGTGGGCTCCTGCCTCTATGGCATCGACACGCCGAGCGAGGGCGAGCTCATCTCCAATCGGATGGACATGGATGGCGTGCGCCGGGAGATCGGCAGCGACTCACTCGCCTTCCTCTCGCTGGGCAAGCTGCACAGCATCTACGGCGAAGAGTCGAGGGACTACTGCGACGCGTGCTTCTCGCGCAAGTACCCTGTGCTGCCCACACTAGCCGACCCGGCCGCCGAGCCGGAGGAGTGA